Proteins encoded together in one Nostoc sp. PCC 7524 window:
- a CDS encoding metallophosphoesterase family protein, whose product MKIAVLSCIHGNYEALDAVLLDIDQQKADKIFCLGDLVGYGPYPNAVVTQIRSLEIPTCVGCWDEDIVEGLNSCECSYPSLLAEKRGKLAHAWTHQELHPENQEFLAKLPHSLRQDNLVFVHGSPHSNHEYLLPELDAFAALERVLSSDADVLFCGHTHVPYIRTLDAGSLQVCVKTDATEEKQLSFSTAIKRIVNVGSVGEPRHGRPNATYVIYDTDTQAVTLREVPYDYQKTCAAIIEKGLPAIFAWRLAQGLEYAERADDPTHVCTR is encoded by the coding sequence GTGAAAATAGCAGTCCTATCCTGCATTCATGGTAATTACGAAGCCTTAGATGCTGTTTTATTAGATATTGACCAGCAAAAAGCCGATAAAATCTTTTGTCTGGGTGATTTAGTCGGATATGGCCCATATCCCAACGCCGTCGTTACACAAATTCGTTCTTTAGAGATTCCCACTTGTGTTGGTTGTTGGGATGAAGACATTGTTGAAGGTTTGAACTCCTGTGAGTGTAGTTATCCTTCCCTATTAGCTGAAAAACGCGGTAAACTTGCCCACGCCTGGACACATCAAGAACTACATCCAGAAAATCAAGAATTTCTAGCCAAATTGCCTCATAGCTTACGTCAAGACAATCTAGTTTTCGTTCATGGTAGCCCCCACAGCAATCACGAGTATTTATTACCAGAACTCGACGCGTTTGCAGCTTTAGAAAGAGTGCTGTCCTCAGATGCAGATGTGCTGTTTTGTGGTCATACTCATGTACCTTATATCCGCACTCTAGATGCAGGTAGTTTACAAGTATGTGTCAAAACTGATGCCACAGAAGAGAAACAACTCAGCTTTTCTACTGCTATCAAGCGCATTGTTAATGTGGGTTCAGTGGGAGAACCTCGACATGGACGACCCAATGCCACTTATGTAATTTATGACACTGATACTCAAGCAGTAACTTTAAGAGAAGTTCCTTACGACTATCAAAAAACCTGTGCAGCAATTATAGAAAAGGGTTTACCTGCAATTTTTGCTTGGCGTTTAGCTCAAGGTTTGGAGTATGCGGAAAGGGCTGATGACCCAACTCATGTTTGTACGAGATAA
- a CDS encoding GTP-binding protein — MNLPIITVVAGPAGCGKTTWICQQMQNLNSDGNIIYFSPGTGKVPIDQTRVFAEFPEVKVFFDGQEVEFLTHLATAKKVYVEIGFYLELSAISQILDNLSYQAVAILPPHLKGSEYHTWAEKIITGADIDTNITPTQIWRAPSSGQVIDEDSLQEFWYEITHGAYGQVIRAKGIFDVADGRALYADFAAGVPATDFLELDLPRHLEGRPQRFSGIEVLGQNLDESAMKQTLGDCYLSEVAITQYQEQVKQILMEEIRE, encoded by the coding sequence ATGAATTTACCAATAATTACTGTAGTAGCCGGCCCTGCTGGCTGTGGCAAAACTACCTGGATTTGTCAACAGATGCAGAATCTCAACTCAGATGGAAATATTATTTATTTTAGTCCTGGGACTGGGAAAGTTCCCATCGACCAGACACGCGTTTTTGCGGAATTTCCAGAAGTAAAAGTATTTTTTGATGGGCAGGAAGTAGAATTTCTCACCCACCTAGCCACCGCTAAGAAGGTCTATGTAGAAATAGGATTCTACTTAGAACTAAGCGCAATTAGTCAGATATTAGACAATTTATCTTACCAAGCAGTGGCTATCTTGCCGCCACACCTGAAAGGCTCTGAGTATCACACTTGGGCTGAGAAAATTATCACTGGTGCAGATATTGACACTAATATTACTCCTACTCAAATCTGGCGTGCGCCTTCCAGTGGTCAAGTCATTGACGAAGATAGTTTACAAGAGTTTTGGTACGAAATTACTCATGGGGCTTATGGTCAAGTGATTCGTGCCAAAGGAATTTTCGATGTTGCTGATGGCCGGGCATTATATGCAGATTTCGCCGCAGGCGTACCAGCAACCGATTTCCTAGAATTAGATTTACCACGCCATTTAGAAGGTAGACCACAGCGATTTAGTGGTATTGAGGTATTAGGGCAGAATTTAGATGAATCTGCAATGAAACAAACCTTGGGAGATTGCTATTTATCAGAAGTTGCAATTACACAATACCAAGAACAGGTAAAACAAATTCTCATGGAGGAGATTAGAGAGTGA